Below is a genomic region from Ascaphus truei isolate aAscTru1 chromosome 5, aAscTru1.hap1, whole genome shotgun sequence.
aagaaaagaaacagatcttgtcgtgcttaggaaagagggcgagttggcactatctgagctaagacataaccacgtgatcctctagcttccagaatagtgaaaagataatcgtgtgccttacagacacttacaggagctgctactccagactccattacacagagcagcctctgcaactgcacacagtctgcagctttcacagacaaccaagtagctcaaactgcacagcagccttgcaacaaacagtgcttctctcacaattactaactgcccttttctctgtctgagtcaacccgctgctcagccccacagtgaggagcccacggacacctgtaagtacagctaccccaacgctgcacgctgcaggacaccgctcggcaccatctgagacagacgcccttcgctgacaaggtaaaagaccgcacgccacacgcactggcaaaaggcctacacacacctacagcatggcagaactcagagcctcaccagacatcacgcaggagagcgatctctcagacacagagaccgccgcgcaactacaacaggcgcaggcaggcgcaaggcctaaacggacagtcacactgacacaaaaggcccgcgaaaaatatgagactgacattgaagcgcaccgcgccaaattagagttggcctgggaaacaaccgcacttggggtacgcaatgtcgccggcgctggcaactctgtacaacagctcgagcaggcaataactcaattaaagactgatcacgcacgctaccaaagactgtcagaggcatatgccacttacctggccagggctaacaccggtgaaagcctgcaagaaagagacttacaaaacaacattgatcttgcacgtgacagccgcgtgcgggccgccatcacagatgcgcaaagcgtgagaaaagagctcctcctggagaccgcgtcacagcgctccagcgcatccagacactcatccaggtcagcaagatcagcacaatccaacgcgtccagcgcaagcactagcgctaccaaggcgcgagccaccgcagaggccgcacgcgccagggccgcatacgctcagaaagaggcgaCCATGAAATTAGCAAGGGCCCGcttggaagaggaggagcagacagccgccgctgcagccgctgccaccgccactgccaacgccgctgcagccgctgccaccgccactgccaacgccgctgcagccgctgccaccgccagTGCCAACGCCGctgcagccgctgccaccgctACACGGAAGAAAGCAGAGGTGGACgccaacctagaggccctaaatcaagaaagagaagctgctgccgccatagcccaagccgaagtcctagaagcagccgcgcaacaggacggcggggagcaaccgtacagacggatagcctcagaggatccagctcgacgcactgaagactatgtaaggagcctcttcagtgtgaacacaagcgcaccatctcaacacggatggggcgactccacagataccgaagactcgccaggaccacgaggagaagatgctgctccatcaatggcacgtgctgcctgggatagccacagccacaatagtgatccgcacgccagcgcgcacacggatgcaccaccacaggctcgcaatccaggtacacccacgcgggagaaaacagcccctcacactggccagcagccatcacgcgtccacgccaaggaagaggcgaccgcacagaccgtcccagcaactacctcagaacggggcaaacgcgccgatgtctcaggtctgacagacatagccaagtacatgatccggcgcgacttggtgcacgcaggactcatcagcttcgacgaccgccctgagaactaccggacgtggaagttcacgttcaaagacgcaatcgacagcttggacttctcagcaagggaagagctcaacctgttagtcaagttcctggggaacgtatccagggagcaagcgcagagacttcggacggcaaacgcacatcaaccccaagtaggtctggacctagtgtgggaaaggctagaagagacctatggcagccctgaagcagtcgaggattcactcttcaaaagaatcgagagcttccccaagatcacgaataaagactactcgaagttatgggatcttggagacctgctgcaagaactggagttcgcaaggaaagaccattctttaataggtctcaacgccctagattcagctcgtggagtgagacccatcctggagaagctacccttcaacctccaagaaaggtggctttcacaaggctccaaatacaaaagggagaagcaagtcgtcttccccccattctcattcttcgtgagcttcatccgcgaagcggcaaggacaagaaacgatcccagtttcatcttaggtgcgcaaaccacatacagtgcgagcagcctgaagaacgagagaccagcgacgagatatggtaacccccaaacacccgtctcggcccgcaggacggacgtgcctcccacgacccaaactactcccgatcagtcagtcgccggagacaaggaaccaagggacccaaacagggaatgtcccatacacaagaagccacacccactcaacaagtgctttgggttcaggatgaagtccctagaggaacgcaagaggttacttggagaattcggagtctgcttcaagtgctgcggttccactacccatctagccagggactgtaaggaagagatcaaatgcacagtgtgcgagagtgacaagcacgtgacagcgttacacccagaggcgatgacactccaccaactcaagaacccatcctccatagcggagcatggcggggagaaagaagaaggagagtcaacatccgtcacatctcagcgcactgaagtttgcggaaaagaaggtgacaaaatgtcctgctccaaaatatgccttgtcgcagtgcacccccagggacaacctgagaaggctattcggatgtacgcaatcctcgacgaccagagcaaccgatcactggtcaggtcagagttcttcgacatgtttaacatacaagatggtgcttctccttacactctcagaacgtgcgcagggcgaatggagactacagggagaagagtgaatggctacaccatatgctcaatagacggcaaagtgaacatgccccttcccacactcatcgagtgcaaccacatggccacaaacagggacgagatacccacaccagacgtggcactccattacccccacctcaaaggaatagccaaccacatccggccggtggaacaagacgccaagatcctgctgctgctcggtagggacatcatgagagtacataaagtccgtaaacagcacaacagaccccacaacgcgccatacgcccaaagactcgacctaggatgggtgatagtgggcaactcgtgcactaacaaagagcacgggcaagactacgtcgatgcacgcagaacggaggtgacagaatgtggacacacatctttctccgaaccatgtcttggccatctccaagtgaccgaagggccaagtgaagagaaaagacaaggtcatacccctgagaccaacaaagacatccccacgccgatgggatgcgacaatggcttaggatgctcagcagtccagacagccaaggatgatgagtcgactccaccgaaggaagagagtaacctcccaaaggtgaccgacaaaaggatcgtcctaaaaacaacaaacaatcagacaatactcccgcgagcaagggcacaattaagacgtacagttgttcctctccacagagtatcaagcaacagagcaaccaattgccacggctggcatagccgcaaaagattgcgccccacaggcgaagccacagtgtcaaaaagactgttcgTTCAAATACGCAagaggggacagttgcagagacatttcccaaaagggtttacaaggacaaaagagactgttcttcgttatgtccagggagaaaacaacctcccgatggcagtcaacaaagaaacacaaaagcgtttcaccaaactacgcggagatgttctcgtgcaagagaaatgtaccgatgaactacggtgcagagcgttccagacaacaaggaacgatgacaaacaaacaccatcgagggaagatagaggattcccgaggttaactgtcaaggagctctctaaagacggactaagcagtcgggtggctccgctaccattccgttcaccaaggaggcgcttcccaaacaatggagaacatgccatctctaggttcacctcgcacctctgcggcctacaaagggaaccagagaccaaaaacaactttgtggtcttcatccagaagatattctttaccggccacgcaaagccagcacctctaatgggggaaggcgaagaatgtcggtacctccaatcacctggggcctaccaccctcaggaacccgatcaaatccgggtagtgttcaaccctagcgctcaactccagggagtctccctgaacgacaccCTCCTCACTGGACAAGACTTGACGACAAGTCCTCCAGGGACAttaatccgcttccgcaaggaacctaaagccatctcctcccgccaaacgccaggtgatgggatgacaaactaccatgaatggcacatccacgaggtgatgcactctgtagagaaagctacagagtcaaagggactgttctctcacaaagtcgaaaggaaacagtgccagagactttcacagaaagacattgtggtgaaaccagcaaacctggagcggttcatccatccaatatcctttgctaaaagactttgccaagggatttcaaTACCAGTGgtgccggccggtatcacctcgttatgtggacatggaccttgcattattatgttgttatgttgtatgcattgcacatatgttccacataacctaccatatagtggtatctacagataccagacggggagtgtcatggaacaggaatacccctgtctgcatttctgtctcaccccccccttgtccttgcagccctgcttgtcagcatgcttagtggcagctgtatgtatttggttctacatgcaactccaatgcttgtgtgataatacagagccatttccccctttccagcagtctgctgcattaagatgctacattttgctacatgttgcagcttctccaggcactcctgtgagttgccatggcagccccagcctttctcccaaatgggttagtctgctgtctccccctctgttctgcccacagatggtctgtccccagactatctgacacccagcatacactgcttcatcctttccaccatttgccaggactcgtgagtacctctctgtaaaaccctgtaatggtgctgaaggagaatcttttcacctcccttgatcactgagcacacacagagacacctacacctctacacaagagactgtaccttatcctgttttccctcaataaaaccaagaaaagaaacagatcttgtcgtgcttaggaaagagggcgagttggcactatctgagctaagacaTAACCACGTGATCCTCTAGCTTCCAGAATATTTTTATTCTTCATTGACAGACTATCACAAAGGAGACAGAATAGTATGCAACAAATGTAACCACTAAGAATCCTATAGTACCGTGATGTATTTGATTCTGCAACTATTTGCAATTTGTTTGTCTTTTAAATGTTTGTAAATGTGTTTTGTTCATTGTTGGTGTTCCCGTGGGCGTGACAACCGGCATCTGATTGGTGTAGCTTGCTCTGACAGTGCGCAACCAATTCCCTTCTGGATTCGCATACACTTAAATACCCTGAGCTGAGGTTTATGTGAATAGGGACCTTGACAAAGCGCTTGCAGCGCGAAACATGTTGGCCCGTTTTTGCCCTTTTTTATGATCAAATAAACTAAACTATTTTTGAAGTTACCCTCTCTACCTCGTTTTTGCCTTGGTGGTGCAAAGCAAACTCTGTCTACGTCTGTGCTATATCAGCGGACTGCACACCGGTGGATCCTAACCTTCcaccaccagcagcagcagcagcagcagcagcagcagcagcagcagcagtagagACAAACATCAAAAAACACGTTTTTATCCTTCATACAGGATTTCAATTGGAAAGACAAAAGGGGGgttgttatacatatatatgaaggGCTTAGGAGTATTATTttgcattatttaaatgtcctgggAGTTCACTCAGAGAGAGTTTTTCAGGACAAATGCTTTCTCCAAATCATTAGCCCACAAATCAATTCCCCCTCTACAATCAAGCATTCATTGTGGTTTGGAAAGGACTACCTCTTtcagtattttaaaatatatttacattctGTTTACTAACTCTAATTGAGACCCAGGATATATCTGGACTTttttgctaaggtaatgaaactggctgtaatttaattttttttacataggattgaatccgggggtCTTCCGAGCTAAAATAAATATGCAGGTCAGCTCCGGATGCCCCAGAGACCCCCGGAGACAATCCTATTcactaaaaataaaagaaacgcCATGATATGTTGATCTCATCACCCTTTAGATTGTGAGAAAAGAATGCAAGTTGTTATAGTACGATGTGCATATCAGAGTTTAGTGGatagcagttgctggcaaaaaaatGCGCGTTTGGGCTTTTTTTCTGCTACTGCACCACTTGTTATAGACAGAGTATTATAGCTCGGTAAAAAGCtgttttagtgcgatattgccaTGTAATCGAAGCTTTGTGAACAGCTACACCCGCAATATCGCTCTAAACGGGCACTTATAGTGCAATAATGCACTTATCGAAGTTCAGTAAATAGGCCCCtaacagagatagcaggtgaagGAATAAGTGCAATAAATTGCAGATATGACCGATTATTAAACTAATCATTTATATTgactaatacaaaaaaaaatacacatcattctattttaatttaaatggcaTCAATCAGGTATTTATCATGAGGAATGCGtaaaaaattatttgaaaaaaacaaattatgcgTAATATGTATAAAGTCTTCATTCCCACGATGCCCAATTTTTTAAGGTTTGTATTAATTTATAGCACAAAGGTCTGAGGTTGGACCGAAAcaagagaacgagagagaacgagagagaacgagagagaacgagagagagagagagagagagagagagagagagagagagagagagagagagagagagagagagagaaacatagCTGGCACTCCAAGCAAACAACACaattcaaggtgcatgctccatagcaaATAGCAGAACAACTAGTGCTTTCCCAGGTGAGAAAGCAAAGAAGCAATACTCAAACAAGTATAGTAAAtcaattgtattaataaaaatacatcagCACACTTcaaaccaatgtttcggtccaggGCACGCCCATGAGGAAGGTCCTttctggaccgaaacgttggtatgAAGTGTGctgatgtatttttattaatacaattgaTTTACTATACTTGTTTGAGTATTGCTTCTTTGCTTTCTCGCCTGGGAAAGCactggttgttatatatatatatatacatatatatatatatatatattcagagtGCCTGGATATATTTTCAACCTACAAAATAGAAGTTCCGCTTGGATAGTTGATTCAGGAGCACCTGTCGCAGGACGTCAATATTGTGAGTGCTCACTATTCAGTTCATTTTCTTACTTTATTAGCACTGATATTTTTTTTGACTCTACACAAATGTGAAAACATAGGTTAGTACATAAACACTACAGACGAAGCCAAACATATTTGTCTCCGGTGCCGTCACTGCAAAAGTGAAAATCTGCAGCGCCGGAGCCAATGTCTACCATGCTTTTCTTTTTTGATACCCTAAAGGTTTTCTTTCACCAGGTCCGAACAGATCCAGCTTGTACTCTACGTAGCATTCTACTTTTTCAGTTTGCTGTAGGAATAAGATAAACTTTCTCTGGCTAACTGGGAAAGTAGAACAATGAATCAGTTGGAGTATCCTAATCCAACCCAGTAagtaaatacaaaaaaacaatctTGTGACTTTGATGGCAAACTTCGATATGGGTTaggtcaaaatatatatatatatttttgcatatcTCTTGGCTTAAAGAAATGGTGACAGGTTGCAATGATTATTATTTCAATGGAGCAGCCTGTGGCACTGACGGGGTGGAATAATTTGCTGAAGGGTAATAAAAAGCAGAGGCAGTATGTGTACTGTAAGTGGTGGCAATCATAAGTTTAGAAAATAGTAATGCTTTTTTCAACAAGTATAAAGAAAAAGGATCAGAAAGTTAAGTGGCTCTATACTTGGCAGAGTTTTTTActactacatcatggggtctggcactccaggggccctatGACATAGTAGTGTAACCCTTTTGTAAAGTATACCGCTAagatacacactgctccctggctggcACCTTTTTTTGTGCTATGCACAGGATGTGACTCTTTGATAGACATGGCCCCCAGCCAATGACATTTGACTCAAGAGGAGGGATTAAAAGGGGGGGTCTTTCAGAGTCCCTGGCGGAGCACGAGGGGGCCAAgctttttttatttcattatacagcaaataaaaataccccttatGAGCATATTCACAGGTCTCAGATAGGttcacaaccctgcctttccccataatcgctcagcatgcaatgcttccgctgcagcaagggattctgcgtaatgacaggcaaatgagcactcatTGTTTGCTCCTTATCTATTTGACACCCTGTGAGTGCTCatatgccattacccagaatcccaggctgcagtggaagcattgtatggtaagagataatggggaaaggcagggttgcagacctgtctgagatgatAATGTGCTCACCATCGGTGTTGTTATTGTCTTTGCgctgtacggtggaggtttttgtcacttttttactcaccataacttactttttgttttgtttttaggaaTACAGTGAAATATTCTTTGCAGTGACTCAAAAGGAAATACTTCTGTGAATTTCCTGAAAACTGCAACTCAATGTCtgattaaaaattacattatacAAAATTATACAGGGCCTGGGAAGTTACCGAAAATGCCCATGTCTGCTTCAGGATTTGTACCTAAAACTGCTTAAAATAATTCATTTGTTGAAAAGTTGCGCATGCACAAGAAGCAGTAGCGCAAATTACACTGTTTCATGTTACTTATTGGTATTAGCCTTGGCAGTTAACACCAGCCGTTAATATGACAGGTAGACACTGCCCCATGCTCCTactaatttatataaacaaacctTTGCACGCCTAATTTGTTTCCGGAGAAATACGCCCAATTTTGATAAAACTGGGCAGTGCCATTTCTACTGTATCTTGAATTCTAGTTTCATAGATAATTATTAGATCAATATATCTTGCGTAAAGAATCTGGACTCGTTCCAAAACAGTTGTGCAGATATTGCATTTTTTCTGTTCCTTGAGCAAATATAACCTCCCGATATAAATATACACAGTGTGCTTAGGAATATTCTGCTCCTTCAATCTTTCCTGTAAAGAAGACACTCCAGCATGAAGTTCCTGGTGAGAATATTCAGCTGCATTATGTATTATCAGTGACATGAgatgatacatactgtagtaacATTTCCCCATTGTTTTCATTCTGTTTCAGATTGTGTCAGTTGTCCTGCTAGGAGTCTTCCTGGCTCAGTCTCTAGCAAATGATGTAAGTAAAGTACTGTAGTAGGCTATGTTGGTATCTTGCCTTTAACAAACTCAGTATATATTGTAGACCAGGAATCCTTCAGTATTGGGGGAAACTATTTAGAGACACCTTCTTTCCAgccagataatatatattttttatttcaatgAAAGAAGAAACAAAGGCACCTAATCTATTAACAAAGTACTTGCGTTTGCTCAAGTTATTTCCCCAATAACATTACAAGAAGACACAAAAGAGGAAATGTGCCAAATGTTGCAAactggaggagtggctcagtgagtaaagacactgaccgaaaacaatgacactgagtttgaatcaggggaacttgGTTAAAATTGcggtgtcagctctttgtgactttgtgcaagtcactgtatctccctgtgcctcaggcacagattgtaagctcatctgggcagggactgtctgtaaaaatcctatgtgcCATGTACTGCGCACTATACCGTAATTGGGAAGTGCGTTGAAGCTCATTGGAAGAAGAGTGCTAAAGGAAAAAAGGTTATTATAGTTCCAAAAGCAGATAAAAATCACATTGCTGTGACTATGCGTCACTTTGTATCACAAAGCTTTGATCCAGTATTGTGCCAATTGCCCCAGTGAGTGATATGGGGAGAGGTTATAGCAGTTAGGGGAACAGAGTGTCACCCCAATACTATAATGATAGGCCCGACTTTGCTCCTATAACTAGTGCAGTTTCCTTCTCTCTTTGGGTTTTTTAAATCCCCAGTATAACCTCTACCCGTGAGAGATCGGAAGCTAATATAAGAAGCTAGATTACTGGGTTTCATGCATGTGACGCTGGCACACATTGATGCAGATAGAAAGTGATTGATACATTTCTATCATAGTACATTATCATTCTAATTAGTGCTTTGAAATGAATAATTCTTGTACACATCTtagcatttatttttatattgttttgcaACCCAGTCTGTCAATATCAACAACTCTGGGAATGTAGGCACCAACGTTAAACAGAATGTGAATATAAACAATCAGAACAATGTTGCCAACATCAACAACCTGAATGGATGGAACTCCTGGGATTCCGCATGCGACTATGGCAGAGTGAGTAACGATCAATGCGTGCTGTAAAACGTATAGGAATCTAACCCTATGTAATGTACCAGCCACAGACTGTACAGTGCTAGTATGTCCATATATCCAATGTCACATATTGCAGTGCTGGAACAATTAGAACCTTCCTTTCTATTGCTATCTTCAGTACATTACCTTACATTTCCTTGTTGATTTCCAAAGCAGGAAGTGGTTGTGTCCTATTAGAAGCTGCAGTGACTCCACCTGTTGATATACTTCTTTTTTGACAATCAATATTCACTGATTCAGAGGTTTTTTTAAACTCATTATCAGGACATTCCATTTATCTATTTAAAtcactttttaaaatatattatttatattgtgGTTTTATATGTATTACTTTTACACGTTCATATACACATTTATCTCTAGATCGCTGATTACTCTCttgttcataaatatatatatttgtagaggtatctgtaccgtgttagccaaatGTACAATATAATTCTATCCCTTTATacccaatagggaccacatagtacccacacacatgtacagaaatgCAACACCCTATTACATTTCAACCCCTACCCACACCGTTGTTGTACACTCCCCCTATACATacacattttgtaaagcgctgtatacactgatGCCACTCTAGAAATTAGGATTTACacatactcacatatacacacacatacatacacatacacacatatacacacacacatgcttactctaacatcacaaacattcagggaccatttaacaccttaagctataaatcgcatactgcacaggggggagggttaTGCTTCACCCACAGAGATAACATTCCTAGCTGTCCTGTTTGACAGTAAATTTCTTGGCTTAATTCATTGTAACGTCGCTCGAAGAAGAGATCActatatctcgaaagctcgcacaaataaaagcatttcggtaGTCCCAGAACGGTATCGacgcttcattttttattttatgtagcaGCAGCCGGCACACACAAATACTGTTTTAAatccagatgctagtcccatagagaataataaaaataattaccaGATGTTAGTACagcaaggagagacagcacacaaggaGTAAACTTTCAAAGTGATGTATTGAAGAGATGAAcactcaaaaaaatatatacacatacatacatatattattatatatatacatatatattattatttataacagATAGAGAGGATGGGAAATTTAAAAAGAGAATAAGGGATTCACAAAAGATTCTACTACTCCCTATAAATTGTGCTTAACTCTGAGTGCACAAGAACACCTGTGAACAACACCAGGACAAAGCCACATGTCAAACAAGGGATCCTTACTTCAGTTCAGTATCTATACGACTCTTCTCCTGCAGGGATATGCTGCTACCCGACTGTTTTCCAAGAAGATGTGTATTGTCACCAAGATGAACAAAGATACCTTCCCCAGCCTGGCTCAGCTCAGCACCTTTGCTAAGGATGAGAAGGTGAGGAGTGTGAAGGATTAGCATGTGTCTTCTCATTGCTCAGGCACTGTAAAATAATGAAGGGTTTATTAACTGCTCCTTTGATAGAGGTGGAAAAGCAGGGGCAGTCGAtactaggaccaaagtgtactaatggcagtgatatttTTAAGAGGTTAATGCCCAGTAGGTCTCTTAAGACTTAAATATAGCCTTAAATCTGCTCAACTGACACCTTTTTTTCCCCATCAAATCAGACAcctaaaagtattttttaattattaagtcagtttgtaaacaccgcgagctgagacttgggaggtgGTTTGATTGCCTCTGGCTGCTCCATTTTGTCTGatatcactgtgtgttcagcaagtttTACAACCACGGCCCCTCTCTCCCGTTAAGTGTTTTGGCAACCTATTAAGGACAGGTAAAGGAAACACTTCATTGACAAACCCTCCCCCCAATCAGAGCAGAGTCGGATTAAGGATTTACTTTGCCGGATGCGATGCACCAGCTTGGACCCCCCATTACACCTCACTCTTATTAAGAGGGTATACAAAAcaaagatagatacacacagaggcagtcacacacacttccacataaAGAGACTGACAGGCTCTTCTTCCTGCCTCATTAATGCATGTTGGGGTCACCCAGTCTCTGGACCCTAAACAGGTGCCTGTCAATTAATTTGTCCCTGATTCAGAGGCCCCTGTGGCAGCGAAGGGGTATAGATGTAATCTGTTTATGAATTTGGTGAATGATACACAGTTCCAAACCCTGCCATTAATTGCAATTAGCCCTTTAtcattgtacagatgtagcagccagcAGGTGCAAGAGTGCAGTAGCCACACCCCTTTTTTGTACGTGGCTAATCCTTTTAAATGGCGTCTGCTCCTGCCGATC
It encodes:
- the LOC142495609 gene encoding gastrokine-1-like: MKFLIVSVVLLGVFLAQSLANDSVNINNSGNVGTNVKQNVNINNQNNVANINNLNGWNSWDSACDYGRGYAATRLFSKKMCIVTKMNKDTFPSLAQLSTFAKDEKNPPNPQMLTYTINQTPIVNIGEYGEHIQSLCKGLPTYTAQKMSDFGGQFGLCTSSSIITILGISFCF